The Cellulomonas sp. S1-8 genomic sequence CGCATCGAGTTCCGCGTGCCGGACCCGTCGTCGAACCCGTACCTCGCGTTCGCGGCCATGCTCATGGCCGGCCTCGACGGCATCCAGAACCGCATCGAGCCGCCGGACCCGGTCGACAAGGACCTGTACGAGCTGCCCCCCGAGGAGCACGCCCTCATCCAGCAGGTCCCGGGCTCGCTGTCCGAGGTGCTCGACAACCTCGAGCGCGACCACGACTTCCTGACGGCCGGCAACGTCTTCACGCCGGACCTCATCCAGACGTGGATCGACTACAAGCGCTCGGCAGAGGTCGACCCGATCCGGCTGCGCCCGCACCCGCACGAGTTCGAGCTCTACTACGACGTCTGATCGGCTGCTCCCGATCAGTTCGGCACCGAGGGGCGTCCCGTCAGGGGCGCCCCTCGTGGCGTTCCCGGAACCGCCGCGTGCAGGCGGTGCACGTGGGTGTAGGCGTTCAGCGTCTCGCCGCGGTTGAACCCCACGACGGTGACCCCGAGCTCGTCCCCCAGCTCCACGGCCAGGGCCGACGGCGCCGAGACGGCCGAGACCACCGGGACGCCCGCCATCGCCGCCTTCTGCACCAGCTCGAACGAGACCCGGCCGGACAGCTGGAGCACAGACCCTCGCAACGGCAGCAGGCCCTCGCGCAGCGCCCACCCGACGACCTTGTCCACCGCGTTGTGCCGGCCGACGTCCTCGCGCAGGCACGCGAGCCGCGGCTCACCGGTCGGCGACGGGAGGAACAGCGCCGCCGCGTGCACGCCACCGGTCCGGCCGAACACGACCTGCTGCTCCCGCAGCCGGTCCGGGAGCGCGAGCAGGTGGTCCAGCCGCACCCCGGCGTCGTCGGCGGTCAGGTCGTGGGCGCCGTCCTTGCGCACGGCGTCGATCGACGCGGTGCCGCACACCCCGCAGCTGCTCGACGTGTAGACGTACCGCTCCAGCGACCTCGCGGGGAGGGCGACGCCGGGTGCGAGGTGGACGTCCACGACGTTGAGGTCCCGCTCCCCCGTCGGGGTCACGCCACCGCGGTACCCGATCGACGCGATGTCCTGCGCGGCGCGGACCACGCCCTCGGAGACGAGGAACCCGGCGACGAGGTCGACGTCGTTGCCCGGGGTGCGCATCGTGACCGTGAACGCCTCGCCGTGGATGCGGATCTCGAGCGGCTCCTCCCCCGCGAGCACGTCGGCGCGCTCGCCGACCGGGCCCGACGCGGCCATCCGCTGCACCCGCCACCGCTTCGTCACGCGCATGGGCACACCCTCTCGTGCCCGCCCTAGCATGGCGACATGGCAACGACGCCGTCGGACGACCTCGACCA encodes the following:
- the fdhD gene encoding formate dehydrogenase accessory sulfurtransferase FdhD, which encodes MRVTKRWRVQRMAASGPVGERADVLAGEEPLEIRIHGEAFTVTMRTPGNDVDLVAGFLVSEGVVRAAQDIASIGYRGGVTPTGERDLNVVDVHLAPGVALPARSLERYVYTSSSCGVCGTASIDAVRKDGAHDLTADDAGVRLDHLLALPDRLREQQVVFGRTGGVHAAALFLPSPTGEPRLACLREDVGRHNAVDKVVGWALREGLLPLRGSVLQLSGRVSFELVQKAAMAGVPVVSAVSAPSALAVELGDELGVTVVGFNRGETLNAYTHVHRLHAAVPGTPRGAPLTGRPSVPN